The following is a genomic window from Cyanobacteriota bacterium.
TTGGAGACTGCACGCCGCGAAGATAAGCCAATTTTTCTCTCCATAGGATACTCCAGTTGCCACTGGTGCACGGTGATGGAAGGGGAAGCGTTTTCAGACCCAGACATTGCCGCCTACATGAACG
Proteins encoded in this region:
- a CDS encoding thioredoxin domain-containing protein — protein: MPNRLAHARSLYLRKHADNPIAWWEWCPEALETARREDKPIFLSIGYSSCHWCTVMEGEAFSDPDIAAYMN